A window of Mus pahari chromosome 7, PAHARI_EIJ_v1.1, whole genome shotgun sequence contains these coding sequences:
- the Ahr gene encoding aryl hydrocarbon receptor isoform X2 yields the protein MSSGANITYASRKRRKPVQKTVKPVPAEGIKSNPSKRHRDRLNTELDRLASLLPFPQDVINKLDKLSVLRLSVSYLRAKSFFDVALKSTPADRNGGQDQCRAQIREWQDLQEGEFLLQALNGFVLVVTAEALVFYASSTIQDYLGFQQSDVIHQSVYELIHTEDRAEFQRQLHWALNPSRCTDSAQEAHGPPQPAIYYNPDQLPPENASFMERCFRCRLRCLLDNSSGFLAMNFQGRLKYLHGQNKKGKDGALLPPQLALFAIATPLQPPSILEIRTKNFIFRTKHKLDFTPIGCDAKGQLILGYTEVELCTKGSGYQFIHAADMLHCADSHVRMIKTGESGMTVFRLLAKHSRWRWVQSNARLIYRNGRPDYIIATQRPLTDEEGREHLEKRSMTLPFTFATGEAVLYEISSPFSPIMDPLPIRTKSNTSRKDWAPQSTPSKDSFRPSSLMSALIQQDESIYLCPPSSPAPLDSHFLMGSVSKCGSWQDGFAAAGSEAALKHEQTGHAQDVNFALSGGPSELPDNKNNDLYSIMRNLGIDFEDIRSMQNEEFFRTDSSGEVDFKDIDITDEILTYVQDSLNNSTLLNSACQQQPVTQHLSCMLQERLRLEQQQQLQQPPTQALEPQQQLCQMEHPQQDLGQKHMQVNCMFASWNPTPPVSFSCPQQELKHDNLFSSLQGTTQEFPYKSEVDSMPYTQNFAPCNQPLLPEHSKGVQLDFPGRDFEPSLHPTTSNLDFVSCLQVPENQSYGINSQSAMVSPQAYYAGAMSMYQCQPGPQHTPVDQTQYSPEIPGSQAFLSKLQSRGVFNEAYSSDLSSIGHAAQTPGHLYHLAEAQPLPDITPGGFL from the exons ATGAGCAGCGGCGCCAACATCACCTATGCCAGCCGCAAGCGGCGCAAGCCGGTGCAGAAAAC aGTAAAGCCCGTCCCCGCTGAAGGAATTAAGTCAAATCCTTCTAAGCGACACAGAGACCGACTGAACACAGAGTTAGACCGCCTGGCCAGCCTGCTGCCCTTCCCACAAGATGTTATTAATAAGCTGGACAAACTCTCTGTCCTTAGGCTCAGCGTCAGCTACCTGAGGGCCAAGAGCTTCTTTGATG TTGCACTAAAATCTACCCCTGCTGACAGAAATGGAGGCCAGGACCAGTGTAGAGCACAAATCAGAGAGTGGCAGGATTTGCAAGAAGGAGAGTTCTTGTTACAG GCGCTGAATGGCTTCGTACTGGTTGTCACAGCAGAAGCCCTGGTCTTCTATGCTTCCTCCACTATCCAAGATTACCTGGGCTTTCAACAG TCTGACGTCATCCATCAGAGCGTATATGAGCTCATCCATACAGAAGACCGAGCAGAGTTCCAGCGTCAGCTTCACTGGGCTCTAAACCCCTCACGGTGCACAGACTCTGCACAAG AAGCCCATGGCCCTCCACAGCCAGCAATCTATTATAACCCAGACCAGCTTCCTCCAGAGAACGCTTCTTtcatggagagatgcttcaggTGCCGGCTGAGATGCCTGCTGGATAATTCATCTGGTTTTCTG gcaatgaATTTccaagggaggttaaagtatcTTCATGGACAGAACAAGAAAGGGAAGGACGGAGCACTACTCCCTCCACAGCTGGCTTTGTTTGCAATAGCTACTCCACTTCAGCCACCCTCCATCCTGGAAATTCGAACCAAAAACTTCATCTTCAGGACCAAACACAAGCTAGACTTCACACCTATTGGTTGTGATGCCAA AGGGCAGCTTATTCTGGGCTATACAGAAGTAGAGCTGTGCACAAAAGGATCGGGCTATCAGTTCATCCATGCTGCAGACATGCTTCATTGTGCAGACTCCCATGTCCGCA TGATTAAGACTGGAGAAAGTGGCATGACAGTTTTCCGGCTTCTTGCAAAACACAGTCGCTGGAGGTGGGTCCAGTCCAATGCACGCTTGATTTACAGAAATGGAAGACCAGATTACATCATTGCGACTCAGAGACCACTAAC GGATGAAGAAGGACGAGAGCATTTAGAGAAGCGAAGTATGACGCTGCCCTTCACGTTCGCTACGGGAGAGGCCGTGTTGTACGAgatctccagccccttctctccCATAATGGATCCCTTACCAATACGCACCAAAAGCAACACTAGCAGGAAGGACTGGGCACCCCAGTCGACCCCAAGTAAGGATTCTTTCCGCCCCAGTTCTCTTATGAGTGCCCTCATCCAGCAGGATGAGTCCATCTATCTCTGTCCCCCTTCAAGCCCTGCCCCGTTAGACAGCCATTTCCTCATGGGCTCCGTGAGCAAGTGCGGTAGTTGGCAAGACGGCTTTGCAGCCGCAGGAAGTGAGGCTGCGCTGAAACATGAGCAAACTGGCCATGCTCAGGACGTGAACTTTGCACTCTCTGGCGGCCCCTCGGAGCTCCCggataataaaaacaatgacttgtATAGCATCATGAGGAACCTGGGGATTGATTTTGAAGACATCCGAAGCATGCAGAATGAAGAGTTCTTCAGAACTGACTCCTCGGGTGAGGTTGACTTCAAAGACATCGACATAACAGACGAAATCCTGACCTACGTGCAAGATTCTCTGAACAATTCAACTTTGCTGAACTCGGCTTGCCAGCAACAACCTGTGACTCAGCACCTGAGCTGTATGCTGCAGGAGCGCCTGCGGCtagagcaacagcagcagcttcAGCAGCCCCCGACTCAGGCTCTGGAGCCCCAGCAGCAGCTGTGTCAGATGGAGCACCCCCAGCAAGATCTGGGTCAGAAGCACATGCAAGTCAACTGCATGTTTGCAAGTTGGAACCCTACCCCTCCAGTGTCTTTCAGCTGCCCccagcaggaactgaagcacgaTAATCTCTTTTCCAGTTTACAGGGGACTACTCAGGAATTTCCCTACAAATCAGAGGTGGACAGTATGCCTTACACACAGAACTTTGCTCCCTGTAATCAGCCTCTGCTACCAGAACATTCCAAGGGTGTGCAGTTGGACTTCCCTGGAAGGGATTTTGAACCGTCCCTGCATCCCACTACTTCTAATTTAGATTTTGTCAGTTGTTTACAAGTTCCTGAAAACCAAAGTTATGGGATAAACTCACAGTCAGCCATGGTCAGTCCTCAGGCATACTATGCTGGGGCCATGTCCATGTATCAGTGCCAGCCAGGGCCGCAGCACACCCCTGTGGACCAGACGCAGTACAGCCCTGAAATTCCAGGTTCTCAGGCATTCCTAAGCAAG
- the Ahr gene encoding aryl hydrocarbon receptor isoform X1 yields MSSGANITYASRKRRKPVQKTVKPVPAEGIKSNPSKRHRDRLNTELDRLASLLPFPQDVINKLDKLSVLRLSVSYLRAKSFFDVALKSTPADRNGGQDQCRAQIREWQDLQEGEFLLQALNGFVLVVTAEALVFYASSTIQDYLGFQQSDVIHQSVYELIHTEDRAEFQRQLHWALNPSRCTDSAQGVDEAHGPPQPAIYYNPDQLPPENASFMERCFRCRLRCLLDNSSGFLAMNFQGRLKYLHGQNKKGKDGALLPPQLALFAIATPLQPPSILEIRTKNFIFRTKHKLDFTPIGCDAKGQLILGYTEVELCTKGSGYQFIHAADMLHCADSHVRMIKTGESGMTVFRLLAKHSRWRWVQSNARLIYRNGRPDYIIATQRPLTDEEGREHLEKRSMTLPFTFATGEAVLYEISSPFSPIMDPLPIRTKSNTSRKDWAPQSTPSKDSFRPSSLMSALIQQDESIYLCPPSSPAPLDSHFLMGSVSKCGSWQDGFAAAGSEAALKHEQTGHAQDVNFALSGGPSELPDNKNNDLYSIMRNLGIDFEDIRSMQNEEFFRTDSSGEVDFKDIDITDEILTYVQDSLNNSTLLNSACQQQPVTQHLSCMLQERLRLEQQQQLQQPPTQALEPQQQLCQMEHPQQDLGQKHMQVNCMFASWNPTPPVSFSCPQQELKHDNLFSSLQGTTQEFPYKSEVDSMPYTQNFAPCNQPLLPEHSKGVQLDFPGRDFEPSLHPTTSNLDFVSCLQVPENQSYGINSQSAMVSPQAYYAGAMSMYQCQPGPQHTPVDQTQYSPEIPGSQAFLSKLQSRGVFNEAYSSDLSSIGHAAQTPGHLYHLAEAQPLPDITPGGFL; encoded by the exons ATGAGCAGCGGCGCCAACATCACCTATGCCAGCCGCAAGCGGCGCAAGCCGGTGCAGAAAAC aGTAAAGCCCGTCCCCGCTGAAGGAATTAAGTCAAATCCTTCTAAGCGACACAGAGACCGACTGAACACAGAGTTAGACCGCCTGGCCAGCCTGCTGCCCTTCCCACAAGATGTTATTAATAAGCTGGACAAACTCTCTGTCCTTAGGCTCAGCGTCAGCTACCTGAGGGCCAAGAGCTTCTTTGATG TTGCACTAAAATCTACCCCTGCTGACAGAAATGGAGGCCAGGACCAGTGTAGAGCACAAATCAGAGAGTGGCAGGATTTGCAAGAAGGAGAGTTCTTGTTACAG GCGCTGAATGGCTTCGTACTGGTTGTCACAGCAGAAGCCCTGGTCTTCTATGCTTCCTCCACTATCCAAGATTACCTGGGCTTTCAACAG TCTGACGTCATCCATCAGAGCGTATATGAGCTCATCCATACAGAAGACCGAGCAGAGTTCCAGCGTCAGCTTCACTGGGCTCTAAACCCCTCACGGTGCACAGACTCTGCACAAGGTGTGGATG AAGCCCATGGCCCTCCACAGCCAGCAATCTATTATAACCCAGACCAGCTTCCTCCAGAGAACGCTTCTTtcatggagagatgcttcaggTGCCGGCTGAGATGCCTGCTGGATAATTCATCTGGTTTTCTG gcaatgaATTTccaagggaggttaaagtatcTTCATGGACAGAACAAGAAAGGGAAGGACGGAGCACTACTCCCTCCACAGCTGGCTTTGTTTGCAATAGCTACTCCACTTCAGCCACCCTCCATCCTGGAAATTCGAACCAAAAACTTCATCTTCAGGACCAAACACAAGCTAGACTTCACACCTATTGGTTGTGATGCCAA AGGGCAGCTTATTCTGGGCTATACAGAAGTAGAGCTGTGCACAAAAGGATCGGGCTATCAGTTCATCCATGCTGCAGACATGCTTCATTGTGCAGACTCCCATGTCCGCA TGATTAAGACTGGAGAAAGTGGCATGACAGTTTTCCGGCTTCTTGCAAAACACAGTCGCTGGAGGTGGGTCCAGTCCAATGCACGCTTGATTTACAGAAATGGAAGACCAGATTACATCATTGCGACTCAGAGACCACTAAC GGATGAAGAAGGACGAGAGCATTTAGAGAAGCGAAGTATGACGCTGCCCTTCACGTTCGCTACGGGAGAGGCCGTGTTGTACGAgatctccagccccttctctccCATAATGGATCCCTTACCAATACGCACCAAAAGCAACACTAGCAGGAAGGACTGGGCACCCCAGTCGACCCCAAGTAAGGATTCTTTCCGCCCCAGTTCTCTTATGAGTGCCCTCATCCAGCAGGATGAGTCCATCTATCTCTGTCCCCCTTCAAGCCCTGCCCCGTTAGACAGCCATTTCCTCATGGGCTCCGTGAGCAAGTGCGGTAGTTGGCAAGACGGCTTTGCAGCCGCAGGAAGTGAGGCTGCGCTGAAACATGAGCAAACTGGCCATGCTCAGGACGTGAACTTTGCACTCTCTGGCGGCCCCTCGGAGCTCCCggataataaaaacaatgacttgtATAGCATCATGAGGAACCTGGGGATTGATTTTGAAGACATCCGAAGCATGCAGAATGAAGAGTTCTTCAGAACTGACTCCTCGGGTGAGGTTGACTTCAAAGACATCGACATAACAGACGAAATCCTGACCTACGTGCAAGATTCTCTGAACAATTCAACTTTGCTGAACTCGGCTTGCCAGCAACAACCTGTGACTCAGCACCTGAGCTGTATGCTGCAGGAGCGCCTGCGGCtagagcaacagcagcagcttcAGCAGCCCCCGACTCAGGCTCTGGAGCCCCAGCAGCAGCTGTGTCAGATGGAGCACCCCCAGCAAGATCTGGGTCAGAAGCACATGCAAGTCAACTGCATGTTTGCAAGTTGGAACCCTACCCCTCCAGTGTCTTTCAGCTGCCCccagcaggaactgaagcacgaTAATCTCTTTTCCAGTTTACAGGGGACTACTCAGGAATTTCCCTACAAATCAGAGGTGGACAGTATGCCTTACACACAGAACTTTGCTCCCTGTAATCAGCCTCTGCTACCAGAACATTCCAAGGGTGTGCAGTTGGACTTCCCTGGAAGGGATTTTGAACCGTCCCTGCATCCCACTACTTCTAATTTAGATTTTGTCAGTTGTTTACAAGTTCCTGAAAACCAAAGTTATGGGATAAACTCACAGTCAGCCATGGTCAGTCCTCAGGCATACTATGCTGGGGCCATGTCCATGTATCAGTGCCAGCCAGGGCCGCAGCACACCCCTGTGGACCAGACGCAGTACAGCCCTGAAATTCCAGGTTCTCAGGCATTCCTAAGCAAG